The following coding sequences lie in one Methylosinus sp. H3A genomic window:
- a CDS encoding ISL3 family transposase: MRVVETKRHEAGWIVSGVTTAASGCCPGCGSISTSYHGSKVRVLQDLPVQGSPVSLTLRQAQWRCRNPCCARKAFVTPLPESAPRFARRTRRVTDLTLLLVHAAGGRPAERLMRRLGLSQSDDTLLRSLKRQTANNGDPTPVRVVGIDDWSWLKGASYGTIMVDLERREVLDVLADRSADGTAAWLACRPEVEIISRDRCGLYAEGATRGAPQAGQVADRFHLIQNLRQSIQQQLSRAPLQQEPFAPGEMEPEPQQPQPGLIHRYGQPEVTEHRRLANAGRRAARRSRFDQLKILQATGKGLSEIVRETGLNWRTVARWTRLDILPERGIMAPKPTTPNHFRKYLAQRWAEGCTFGRQLLAEIRPLGYTGSLTHLQRLLRTWRQAHFAAMAAAPLPSVSVLPQTISCVVAAALCIKPRGLLTAPQAEKVDLLKATSPDFATMRQFAMRFRGILRGQDTKKLDAWLDDARDSGIHCLRQFAIKARQDLTAVQNAVTERWSNGQTEGQINRLKTLKRAMYGRAGVDLLRARMVPLRTTHIHPN, from the coding sequence ATGCGGGTTGTCGAGACCAAACGGCACGAGGCTGGCTGGATCGTCTCCGGCGTCACGACAGCCGCATCGGGCTGCTGCCCAGGATGCGGCAGTATATCGACATCGTATCATGGCTCGAAGGTTCGGGTGTTACAGGACCTTCCAGTTCAAGGATCGCCGGTCTCACTCACGCTCAGGCAGGCGCAATGGCGATGCCGTAATCCGTGCTGCGCACGGAAAGCCTTCGTCACCCCTCTGCCGGAGAGCGCGCCACGTTTCGCACGGCGGACACGCCGCGTGACTGACCTGACGCTTCTGCTCGTCCACGCCGCCGGCGGGCGGCCGGCGGAGCGGTTGATGAGACGCCTCGGACTGTCGCAGAGCGACGACACCTTGCTGCGGTCGCTGAAGCGCCAGACGGCCAATAACGGCGACCCGACGCCAGTGCGAGTGGTCGGGATCGACGACTGGAGCTGGTTGAAGGGCGCCAGCTACGGCACGATCATGGTGGACCTGGAGCGCAGGGAAGTGCTCGACGTGTTGGCGGACCGCTCGGCAGACGGAACGGCTGCATGGCTCGCCTGTCGTCCAGAGGTCGAGATCATTAGCCGCGACCGATGCGGCCTCTACGCCGAGGGGGCGACGCGCGGCGCGCCGCAGGCGGGCCAGGTCGCCGACAGGTTTCATCTGATCCAGAACTTGCGCCAGTCGATTCAGCAACAGCTCAGCCGCGCTCCGCTTCAGCAAGAGCCGTTCGCGCCAGGGGAGATGGAGCCGGAACCCCAACAGCCTCAGCCGGGCCTCATCCATCGGTATGGTCAACCGGAGGTGACAGAACATCGGCGTCTCGCTAATGCGGGCCGCCGTGCCGCGCGGCGGAGCCGGTTCGATCAGCTCAAAATTTTGCAGGCCACGGGTAAGGGCCTGAGCGAGATCGTGCGGGAGACCGGCCTCAACTGGCGCACGGTTGCGAGATGGACTCGGCTGGATATCCTGCCCGAGCGCGGAATCATGGCGCCCAAGCCGACGACACCGAATCACTTTCGAAAATATCTGGCCCAACGTTGGGCGGAAGGATGCACATTCGGGCGACAGCTACTCGCGGAGATCAGACCGCTCGGCTACACTGGAAGCCTGACGCACTTGCAGCGGCTGCTTAGAACATGGCGCCAGGCGCACTTCGCGGCGATGGCCGCGGCTCCGTTGCCGTCGGTATCTGTGTTGCCGCAAACCATTTCCTGCGTGGTCGCGGCTGCACTGTGTATCAAACCCCGGGGATTGCTGACGGCGCCACAGGCGGAGAAAGTCGACTTGCTGAAGGCGACCTCTCCGGACTTCGCGACGATGCGCCAATTCGCCATGCGGTTCCGCGGTATTTTGCGCGGGCAGGACACGAAAAAGCTCGATGCGTGGCTGGATGACGCACGCGACTCGGGCATCCACTGCCTGCGCCAGTTCGCCATCAAGGCGCGGCAGGATCTCACCGCGGTCCAGAATGCTGTCACCGAGCGCTGGAGTAATGGACAGACCGAGGGCCAGATCAACCGGCTGAAAACCCTGAAGCGAGCCATGTACGGCCGCGCAGGTGTGGACCTGCTCCGGGCCCGAATGGTTCCCCTGAGGACAACTCATATCCACCCAAATTGA
- a CDS encoding redoxin domain-containing protein → MSKIRISPDDGRPQAPAIDRREALVGVVTAGLGILAAGGALLRSGSALAAPQVGQPAPAFSATDTKGVLRGLASLNGKVVVLEWTNAECPFVAKHYNSANMQKLQKEATAAGAIWLSIISSGPGEEGYVEASTANALTVARDAAPTGVILDPDGKIGHAYGAQTTPHMYIIDAKGVLRYVGGIDSIPSTQVADVPKAQPLFKEALLAVSQGRPVKNAVTRPYGCSVKYSV, encoded by the coding sequence ATGTCGAAAATTCGAATTTCGCCGGACGACGGCCGCCCGCAGGCTCCCGCGATCGATCGCCGCGAGGCGCTGGTCGGCGTCGTGACGGCGGGCCTCGGCATTCTCGCAGCCGGCGGCGCTCTGCTGCGCAGCGGCTCTGCTCTCGCGGCGCCGCAAGTCGGCCAGCCCGCGCCCGCCTTCTCCGCGACCGACACCAAGGGCGTCCTGCGTGGTCTCGCGTCCCTGAACGGCAAGGTCGTCGTTCTGGAGTGGACCAATGCGGAGTGCCCCTTCGTCGCCAAGCACTATAATTCCGCCAATATGCAGAAGCTACAGAAGGAAGCGACGGCGGCCGGCGCGATCTGGCTCTCGATCATCTCCTCTGGGCCGGGGGAGGAGGGCTATGTCGAGGCCTCGACCGCCAATGCGCTGACGGTCGCCCGCGACGCCGCGCCGACAGGCGTGATCCTCGATCCGGACGGGAAGATCGGCCACGCCTATGGCGCGCAAACGACGCCGCACATGTATATTATCGACGCCAAGGGCGTGCTGCGCTACGTCGGTGGGATCGACAGCATTCCCTCGACACAGGTCGCCGACGTTCCGAAAGCCCAGCCCTTGTTCAAGGAGGCGCTTCTCGCGGTGAGCCAGGGCCGGCCGGTGAAGAACGCCGTGACGCGGCCTTACGGCTGCTCCGTCAAATATTCGGTCTGA